Proteins encoded in a region of the Pseudomonas syringae KCTC 12500 genome:
- a CDS encoding YraN family protein gives MMQRSTRQQAGREAEAFALQFLQQQGLRLIEQNWLCKRGELDLVMLDGDTVVFVEVRYRRHSGWGGAMESVDFRKQGKLVTAAQLFLQHATAWANHPCRFDVIAIEGEPGKAAPLNWIKSAFDS, from the coding sequence TTGATGCAACGCAGCACCCGCCAGCAAGCAGGGCGCGAGGCCGAAGCCTTCGCCCTGCAGTTTTTGCAACAACAGGGGCTGCGCCTGATTGAACAAAACTGGTTATGCAAACGCGGCGAGCTTGATCTAGTCATGCTTGACGGCGATACAGTAGTATTCGTCGAAGTTCGCTACCGTCGCCATTCAGGATGGGGTGGTGCCATGGAAAGCGTCGATTTTCGCAAGCAGGGGAAACTCGTCACCGCCGCACAGCTTTTTCTACAGCATGCAACGGCCTGGGCCAATCACCCCTGCCGTTTCGACGTGATCGCCATTGAAGGCGAGCCCGGCAAGGCTGCACCGCTGAACTGGATCAAGAGCGCTTTTGACAGCTGA
- a CDS encoding phosphoheptose isomerase, which yields MDMQSRIRRLFQASIETKQQAMEVLAPFIEQASQVMVNALLNEGKMLACGNGGSAGDAQHFSSELLNRFERERPSLPAIALTTDSSTITSIANDYSYNEIFSKQIRALGQPGDVLLAISTSGNSANIIQAIQAAHDREMIVVALTGRDGGGMASLLLPEDVEIRVPANVTARIQEVHLLAIHCLCDLIDSQLFGSEE from the coding sequence ATGGACATGCAATCCCGAATTCGCCGGCTGTTCCAGGCCAGCATCGAAACCAAGCAACAGGCGATGGAAGTCCTTGCACCCTTTATCGAGCAAGCCAGTCAGGTCATGGTCAATGCCCTGCTCAACGAGGGCAAGATGCTCGCGTGCGGCAACGGCGGTTCAGCTGGCGATGCACAGCACTTTTCCTCGGAACTGCTCAACCGCTTCGAACGTGAGCGGCCGAGCCTGCCGGCAATTGCACTGACCACCGACAGCTCGACGATCACCTCGATCGCAAACGATTACAGCTACAACGAAATCTTCTCCAAACAGATCCGCGCGCTGGGTCAGCCAGGCGATGTATTGCTGGCTATTTCTACCAGCGGCAACTCGGCGAATATTATTCAGGCCATCCAGGCCGCACATGATCGCGAAATGATTGTCGTAGCATTGACGGGACGCGACGGTGGCGGCATGGCCTCACTGCTATTGCCTGAGGATGTGGAGATCCGCGTACCCGCCAATGTCACGGCACGCATACAAGAAGTCCATCTGCTGGCGATCCATTGCCTTTGCGATTTGATCGACAGCCAACTGTTCGGGAGTGAAGAATGA
- a CDS encoding BON domain-containing protein, with protein MTPNRLSLLVLTLCLSITGCSSVITATREKPIEDDRGTRTFGSKIDDSLIETKAAVNISKASPDLAEGSHIVVTSFNGIVLLAGQTPRADLKAMAEQAASAVQRVKKVNNELQVMAPSSLLARNNDAWLTTKVKSQMIADASIPGSRIKVVTENGIVFLLGLVTQDEANRATNLVQGVSGVQKIVKLFEYID; from the coding sequence ATGACCCCTAATCGTCTCAGCCTACTGGTTCTGACACTGTGCCTCAGCATCACCGGATGCAGTTCGGTGATCACGGCCACTCGCGAAAAACCGATCGAAGACGATCGCGGCACGCGCACCTTCGGCAGCAAGATCGATGACTCGCTGATCGAGACCAAGGCAGCCGTCAACATCTCCAAGGCCAGCCCTGACCTCGCAGAGGGCTCGCACATCGTCGTGACCAGCTTCAACGGCATCGTGCTGCTGGCTGGCCAGACACCGCGCGCCGACCTCAAGGCCATGGCCGAACAGGCCGCCAGCGCCGTTCAGCGCGTCAAGAAGGTCAACAACGAGCTGCAGGTGATGGCACCCTCATCGCTGCTGGCGCGCAACAACGATGCTTGGCTGACGACCAAGGTCAAAAGCCAGATGATCGCCGACGCATCCATCCCCGGCTCGCGTATCAAGGTGGTGACCGAGAACGGCATCGTGTTCCTGCTGGGCCTGGTAACCCAGGACGAAGCCAATCGCGCCACCAACCTGGTACAGGGCGTCTCCGGCGTACAGAAGATCGTCAAACTCTTCGAGTACATCGACTGA
- a CDS encoding ClpXP protease specificity-enhancing factor, with translation MNSSRPYLVRALYEWIVDNDCTPHVLVNADYPAVQVPQGFANDGQIVLNVSPSAVRHLHMDNEAVSFEGRFGGVPHTLYVPVAAILGIYARENGQGMVFDLEPSMEEGEEIEIEIEDDTPPPDSEPPRPSGRPSLKVVK, from the coding sequence ATGAACTCCAGTCGCCCTTATCTTGTTCGTGCTCTCTATGAGTGGATCGTCGATAACGATTGCACCCCGCATGTGCTGGTCAATGCGGATTACCCGGCGGTGCAGGTCCCACAAGGATTTGCCAATGACGGGCAGATTGTCCTGAATGTTTCGCCGAGTGCCGTGCGTCATCTGCATATGGATAACGAAGCGGTGAGCTTCGAAGGCCGCTTCGGCGGTGTGCCGCACACGCTTTATGTACCTGTCGCTGCCATCCTGGGTATTTATGCCCGCGAGAACGGTCAGGGCATGGTTTTCGATCTGGAGCCTTCCATGGAAGAGGGTGAGGAAATAGAGATCGAGATCGAAGACGATACGCCTCCGCCAGACAGCGAACCGCCGCGTCCGAGTGGCAGGCCGAGTCTGAAGGTCGTGAAGTAA
- a CDS encoding glutathione S-transferase N-terminal domain-containing protein encodes MGVTNRLACYSDPADHYSHRVRIVLAEKGVSAEIIEVVAGRHPPQLIEVNPYGSVPTLVDRDLALYESTVVMEYLDERYPHPPLLPVYPVARANSRLLIHRIQRDWCGLVDLILDTRSKEPARVQARKELRESLAGVSPLFAEKAFFMSDELSLVDCCLLPILWRLPILGIELPRPAKPLLDYMERQFAREAFQTSLSDAEREMR; translated from the coding sequence ATGGGCGTGACCAACCGGTTGGCCTGCTACTCCGACCCCGCCGACCACTATTCTCATCGCGTACGCATTGTGCTCGCCGAGAAGGGTGTCAGCGCCGAAATCATTGAAGTGGTGGCAGGTCGTCATCCGCCGCAGCTGATTGAAGTAAATCCATACGGCAGTGTGCCGACCCTCGTTGATCGTGACCTGGCGTTGTACGAGTCGACCGTGGTGATGGAGTACCTGGATGAGCGCTATCCACATCCGCCTCTGCTGCCCGTCTATCCGGTTGCTCGTGCCAACAGTCGTTTGCTGATCCATCGTATCCAGAGAGACTGGTGCGGCCTTGTCGACCTGATTCTGGATACGCGCAGCAAGGAGCCTGCTCGTGTTCAGGCGCGCAAGGAGCTCCGTGAGAGTCTGGCCGGAGTTTCCCCGTTGTTCGCGGAAAAAGCTTTTTTCATGAGTGACGAGCTAAGTCTTGTTGACTGCTGTCTACTCCCCATACTCTGGCGTTTGCCAATTTTGGGTATTGAATTGCCGCGGCCTGCCAAGCCGTTGCTTGATTATATGGAGCGCCAATTTGCGCGTGAGGCTTTTCAGACGAGTCTGTCTGATGCCGAACGTGAAATGCGCTAA
- the rpsI gene encoding 30S ribosomal protein S9: MSATQNYGTGRRKTATARVFLRPGTGNISINNRSLDNFFGRETARMVVRQPLELTETVEKFDIYVTVIGGGVSGQAGAIRHGITRALMQYDETLRGALRKAGFVTRDAREVERKKVGLRKARKRPQYSKR; the protein is encoded by the coding sequence ATGTCGGCGACTCAAAATTACGGCACTGGCCGTCGCAAGACCGCAACCGCTCGCGTTTTCCTGCGTCCGGGTACTGGTAACATCTCGATCAACAACCGCTCCCTGGATAATTTCTTCGGCCGCGAAACTGCCCGCATGGTAGTTCGTCAGCCGCTGGAACTGACCGAGACAGTTGAAAAGTTCGACATCTACGTCACCGTTATCGGTGGCGGTGTGAGTGGTCAGGCTGGCGCAATCCGCCACGGTATCACTCGCGCTCTGATGCAGTACGACGAGACACTGCGTGGCGCTCTGCGTAAAGCAGGCTTCGTGACTCGCGATGCTCGTGAAGTTGAACGTAAGAAAGTCGGTCTGCGTAAAGCGCGTAAGCGTCCGCAGTACTCGAAGCGTTAA
- the rplM gene encoding 50S ribosomal protein L13, with product MKTFTAKPETVKRDWFVVDAAGQTLGRLATEIASRLRGKHKPEYTPHVDTGDYIVVINAEQIRVTGAKTTDKIYYSHSGFPGGIKSINFEKLIAKAPERVIETAVKGMLPKNPLGRDMYRKLKVYAGAVHPHTAQQPQELKF from the coding sequence ATGAAAACTTTTACTGCTAAACCGGAAACAGTTAAGCGCGACTGGTTCGTCGTCGACGCTGCTGGTCAGACCCTGGGTCGTCTGGCCACCGAAATCGCGAGCCGTCTGCGTGGCAAGCACAAACCGGAATACACTCCGCACGTTGATACTGGCGACTACATCGTCGTGATCAATGCCGAGCAGATCCGCGTTACTGGTGCCAAGACCACCGACAAGATCTACTACTCACACTCCGGTTTTCCGGGCGGGATCAAGTCGATCAACTTCGAAAAGCTGATCGCCAAAGCTCCTGAGCGCGTGATCGAGACCGCGGTCAAAGGCATGCTGCCTAAGAACCCGCTGGGTCGCGACATGTATCGTAAGCTGAAAGTCTATGCGGGCGCTGTACACCCTCATACTGCTCAGCAGCCCCAAGAACTGAAGTTTTAA
- a CDS encoding GlxA family transcriptional regulator translates to MFASTVMQAKDFFHLASLRYSKQLGHGLVPAFETRLVSPDGLSVSSFSDVTLPVDGALCQSDIIVIPAFWDDFETLCQRYPQILPWLREQHANGAVLCAEATGVYWLAEAGLLDGKEATTYWRFFSAFAERYPKVLLNQEKHLTDADNVYCAGGTTSACDLYIYLIERFCGANVAQAVARDILYEVRRTYSPGRIGFGGQKLHQDVVILQIQHWLEEHFADKFRFEDVAREHGMSIRNFMRRFQTATGDKPLHYLQRLRIETAKGLLSGTRKSIKTISYEVGYDDASFFARLFRQHTELSPNQYRQQFEGQREKL, encoded by the coding sequence ATGTTTGCCTCCACTGTCATGCAGGCCAAGGATTTCTTCCATCTCGCGAGCCTGCGCTACAGCAAGCAACTGGGCCATGGCCTGGTACCCGCCTTCGAAACGCGCCTGGTCAGCCCGGACGGGCTTTCGGTCAGCAGCTTCAGCGATGTCACCCTGCCGGTCGACGGCGCGCTCTGCCAGAGCGACATCATCGTCATCCCGGCCTTCTGGGACGATTTTGAAACCCTCTGCCAGCGTTACCCACAGATCCTGCCGTGGTTGCGCGAACAGCACGCCAATGGGGCGGTACTCTGCGCCGAAGCCACCGGTGTCTACTGGCTTGCCGAAGCCGGCTTGCTGGACGGCAAGGAAGCGACGACCTACTGGCGCTTTTTCAGCGCATTCGCCGAGCGCTATCCCAAGGTCCTGCTCAATCAGGAAAAGCACCTGACCGACGCCGACAACGTGTATTGCGCGGGCGGCACGACCTCGGCCTGCGATCTGTACATTTATCTGATCGAGCGCTTCTGCGGCGCCAATGTCGCCCAGGCCGTCGCCCGCGACATCCTCTATGAAGTGCGTCGCACCTACTCGCCGGGGCGAATCGGTTTTGGCGGTCAGAAGCTTCATCAGGACGTGGTCATTCTGCAGATCCAGCACTGGCTGGAAGAGCACTTTGCCGACAAGTTCCGCTTTGAAGACGTGGCCCGTGAGCACGGCATGAGCATTCGCAATTTCATGCGCCGCTTTCAGACCGCCACAGGCGACAAGCCGCTGCATTACCTGCAACGGCTGCGGATCGAAACGGCAAAGGGATTGCTGTCGGGGACGCGCAAGAGCATCAAGACCATCAGCTACGAAGTGGGCTACGACGACGCCAGCTTCTTTGCCCGACTGTTCCGCCAGCACACCGAGCTGTCACCCAATCAGTATCGGCAACAGTTCGAGGGTCAGAGGGAGAAGCTATAA
- the zapE gene encoding cell division protein ZapE: MTPLERYQADLKRPDFFHDAAQENAVRHLQRLYDDLIAAHDSKPGLFGKLFGKKEQTLVKGLYFWGGVGRGKTYLVDTFFDALPFKDKVRTHFHRFMKRVHEEMKTLKGEKNPLTIIARRFSDEARVICFDEFFVSDITDAMILGTLMEELFKNGVTLVATSNIVPDGLYKDGLQRARFLPAIALIKQNTDIVNVDSGVDYRLRHLEQAELFHFPLNEVAQESLRKSFKALTPDCAETIENDVLMIENREIRALRTCDDVAWFDFRELCDGPRSQNDYIELGKIFHAVLISGVEQMDVATDDIARRFINMVDEFYDRNVKLIISAEVELKDLYTGGRLMFEFQRTLSRLLEMQSHEFLSRAHRA, encoded by the coding sequence ATGACGCCCCTAGAACGATATCAAGCTGATCTGAAACGCCCGGACTTCTTTCACGATGCCGCGCAGGAAAACGCTGTGCGCCATCTGCAGCGCCTGTACGACGATCTGATCGCCGCTCACGACAGCAAGCCCGGCCTGTTCGGCAAACTGTTCGGCAAGAAAGAGCAGACGCTGGTCAAGGGGCTGTACTTCTGGGGTGGCGTAGGCCGCGGCAAGACGTATCTGGTCGATACGTTCTTTGACGCGCTGCCGTTCAAGGACAAGGTCCGTACGCACTTCCACCGCTTCATGAAGCGCGTGCACGAAGAGATGAAGACCCTCAAAGGCGAGAAAAACCCGCTGACGATCATCGCCAGGCGGTTTTCCGATGAGGCGCGGGTCATCTGTTTCGACGAGTTTTTTGTCTCCGATATCACCGATGCCATGATCCTCGGCACGCTGATGGAAGAGCTGTTCAAGAACGGCGTGACGCTGGTGGCCACTTCCAACATCGTTCCGGACGGCCTGTACAAGGACGGCCTTCAGCGGGCGCGTTTCCTGCCGGCCATCGCGCTGATCAAGCAGAACACCGACATCGTCAACGTCGACAGTGGCGTCGATTACCGTCTGCGTCACTTGGAGCAGGCTGAACTGTTCCATTTCCCGCTCAACGAAGTTGCACAGGAGAGCCTGCGTAAAAGCTTCAAGGCGCTGACTCCGGATTGCGCGGAAACCATCGAAAACGATGTGTTGATGATCGAAAACCGCGAGATCCGTGCGCTGCGCACCTGTGACGATGTGGCGTGGTTCGACTTCCGTGAGTTGTGCGACGGCCCGCGCAGTCAGAACGACTACATCGAGCTGGGCAAGATCTTCCATGCCGTGCTGATCAGTGGCGTCGAGCAGATGGACGTCGCCACCGACGACATCGCCCGACGCTTCATCAACATGGTCGACGAGTTCTACGATCGCAACGTCAAGCTGATCATCTCGGCCGAGGTCGAATTGAAGGACCTGTACACCGGTGGCCGGTTGATGTTCGAGTTTCAGCGCACCCTCAGCCGTCTGCTGGAAATGCAATCCCACGAGTTCCTCTCGCGGGCGCACAGGGCCTAG
- a CDS encoding tryptophan--tRNA ligase: MTTRILTGITTTGTPHLGNYAGAIRPAIVASRQSDFDSFYFLADYHALIKCDDPLRIQRSRLEIAATWLAAGLDVDRVTFYRQSDIPEIPELTWLLTCVAAKGLLNRAHAYKASVDKNVEGGEDPDAGITMGLYSYPVLMAADILMFNAHQVPVGRDQIQHVEMARDIGQRFNHLFGNGKEFFVMPEALIEESVATLPGLDGRKMSKSYDNTIPLFSGAKDMKSAISRIVTDSRAPGEAKDPDTSHLFTLYQAFSTAEQCAEFRADLLQGLGWGEAKNRLFTLLDAQLSEPREKYLGLIERPADLEDILLAGAQKARRVATPFLEELREAVGLRSFRTVVQNADTGKKKASKGARFVSFREDDGSFRFRLLAADGEQLLLSRNFADGKAAGVVSKQLQQGGELDLRSEDDRFTLWLDGACVADSPVFANAAARDSAIETLKLALAPQQD, from the coding sequence ATGACCACTCGTATCCTGACCGGTATCACGACCACCGGCACTCCCCATCTGGGCAACTACGCGGGCGCGATTCGCCCGGCCATTGTCGCCAGCCGTCAGAGCGACTTCGACTCGTTCTACTTTCTGGCCGACTACCACGCGCTGATCAAATGCGATGACCCGCTGCGGATTCAGCGCTCGCGTCTGGAAATCGCAGCGACCTGGCTGGCGGCGGGGCTGGACGTCGATCGTGTGACCTTCTATCGCCAGTCGGACATTCCTGAAATCCCGGAACTGACCTGGTTGCTCACCTGCGTCGCGGCCAAGGGCCTGCTCAATCGCGCCCACGCCTACAAGGCGTCGGTGGACAAGAACGTGGAAGGTGGCGAAGACCCGGACGCAGGCATCACCATGGGTCTATACAGCTACCCGGTGCTGATGGCTGCCGACATCCTGATGTTCAATGCGCATCAGGTTCCGGTAGGTCGCGACCAGATTCAGCACGTTGAAATGGCCCGTGACATCGGTCAGCGTTTCAATCACCTGTTCGGCAATGGCAAGGAATTCTTCGTCATGCCCGAGGCGCTGATCGAAGAGAGCGTGGCTACGCTGCCAGGTCTGGACGGTCGCAAGATGTCCAAGAGCTACGACAACACCATCCCGTTGTTCAGCGGTGCCAAGGACATGAAAAGCGCGATATCGCGCATCGTCACCGACTCGCGTGCCCCGGGCGAAGCGAAAGACCCGGACACCTCGCACCTGTTTACCCTGTACCAGGCTTTCTCGACGGCCGAGCAGTGCGCCGAGTTCCGCGCTGACCTGTTGCAGGGTCTGGGTTGGGGTGAAGCCAAGAATCGTCTGTTTACGTTGCTGGATGCACAGCTGAGCGAGCCCCGTGAAAAGTATCTGGGGCTGATCGAGCGTCCTGCCGATCTAGAAGACATCCTGCTCGCTGGCGCGCAGAAAGCCCGACGTGTCGCCACCCCATTCCTCGAGGAATTGCGCGAGGCGGTGGGCCTGCGGTCTTTCCGTACCGTGGTGCAGAACGCCGACACGGGTAAGAAAAAGGCCAGCAAGGGCGCTCGTTTCGTCAGCTTCCGTGAAGACGACGGTAGCTTCCGTTTCCGTCTGCTGGCAGCCGATGGCGAGCAGTTGCTGTTGTCGCGCAACTTTGCCGATGGCAAGGCTGCAGGCGTGGTCAGCAAGCAGTTGCAGCAGGGCGGCGAACTGGACCTGCGCAGCGAAGACGATCGCTTCACGCTGTGGCTGGACGGCGCCTGCGTGGCGGACAGTCCGGTATTCGCCAACGCTGCCGCGCGCGACAGTGCCATCGAAACACTCAAGCTGGCGCTCGCTCCTCAACAGGACTGA
- a CDS encoding alpha/beta hydrolase, with the protein MRETPLFIDGPEGQLEALYQDVPDARGVALICHPNPIQGGTMLNKVVSTLQRTARDQGLITLRFNYRGVGASAGTSVAGPGEIDDAQAAAQWLRAQHPDLPMTLFGFSFGGYVAANLGGRLEAQGEKLTHLFLIAAAASRLKDQSVLPKACPLTIIQPENDEVIDPETVYAWSAALQRPHELLKVAECGHFFHGKLTDLKDLLLPRLSS; encoded by the coding sequence ATGCGTGAAACCCCATTATTTATCGATGGCCCTGAAGGCCAGCTCGAAGCGCTGTATCAGGATGTCCCCGACGCCCGAGGTGTTGCACTGATCTGTCATCCTAACCCGATACAGGGCGGAACGATGCTCAATAAAGTCGTCTCGACGTTGCAGCGTACCGCACGCGATCAGGGTTTGATCACGTTGCGCTTCAATTATCGCGGCGTCGGTGCCAGTGCCGGTACCTCGGTTGCCGGGCCAGGCGAGATCGATGATGCCCAGGCTGCCGCCCAATGGCTGCGGGCGCAACATCCTGATCTGCCGATGACCCTGTTCGGATTTTCCTTTGGCGGCTACGTTGCTGCAAACCTGGGTGGCAGGCTGGAAGCGCAGGGTGAAAAGCTCACGCATCTGTTTCTGATTGCGGCTGCGGCGTCGCGCCTCAAGGACCAAAGCGTACTGCCCAAGGCTTGCCCGCTGACGATCATTCAGCCGGAGAACGACGAAGTGATCGACCCTGAGACGGTCTATGCATGGTCCGCCGCGTTGCAACGTCCCCATGAGCTGCTGAAAGTGGCAGAATGCGGACACTTTTTTCACGGCAAGCTGACTGATCTGAAAGATCTGCTCCTGCCGCGACTTTCCAGCTGA
- a CDS encoding YhcB family protein, translating to MEHSLLVWLLPTLALVAGVVIGFLVARLLPNTVPNSTQRQLDDIQERFDAYQNEVVTHFNSTANLVQKLSQSYQDVQEHLAEGANRLALDELTRQRLLAALHPEANHAHRDHRDRLTPPRDTETPKDYAPKSPNSPGMLDEHYGLKK from the coding sequence GTGGAACACTCGCTCTTAGTCTGGTTGTTGCCGACGCTCGCCCTGGTGGCCGGTGTCGTCATTGGTTTTCTGGTGGCACGCCTGCTGCCCAACACCGTTCCGAACAGCACCCAGCGCCAGCTGGATGACATTCAGGAGCGTTTCGACGCCTATCAGAACGAGGTAGTCACGCACTTCAACAGCACGGCCAATCTGGTACAAAAGCTTTCACAGAGCTATCAGGATGTTCAGGAACACCTTGCCGAGGGCGCCAACCGTCTGGCTCTCGACGAGCTGACCCGCCAACGCCTGCTGGCCGCCCTGCACCCTGAGGCCAATCATGCGCACCGCGATCATCGCGACCGCCTGACCCCGCCACGTGACACTGAAACACCCAAGGATTACGCGCCCAAGTCGCCCAACTCCCCGGGCATGCTGGATGAGCATTACGGCTTGAAGAAGTAA
- the cysN gene encoding sulfate adenylyltransferase subunit CysN — protein MSHQSDLISEDILAYLGQHERKEMLRFLTCGNVDDGKSTLIGRLLHDSKMIYEDHLEAITRDSKKSGTTGDDVDLALLVDGLQAEREQGITIDVAYRYFSTAKRKFIIADTPGHEQYTRNMATGASTCDLAIILVDARYGVQTQTRRHSYIASLLGIKHIVVAINKMDLNGFDESVFESIKADYLKFADGIAFKPTTMAFVPMSALKGDNVVNKSERSPWYTGQSLMEILETVEIASDRNYADLRFPVQYVNRPNLNFRGFAGTLASGIVHKGDEIVVLPSGKSSRVKSIVTFEGELEQAGPGQAVTLTMEDEIDISRGDLLVHADNVPQVSDAFDAMLVWMAEEPMLPGKKYDIKRATSYVPGSIASITHRVDVNTLEEGPASSLQLNEIGRVKVSLDAPIALDGYSSNRTTGSFIVIDRLTNGTVAAGMIIAKPVSGGGSQHHGELAHVSTEERAQRFGQQPATVLFSGLSGAGKSTLAYAVERKLFDMGRAVYVLDGQNLRHDLNKGLPQDRAGRTENWSRAAHVARQFNEAGLLTLAAFVAPDAEGRERAKALIGKDRLLTVYVQASPTVCRERDPQGLYAADGDNIPGESFPYDVPLNADLVIDTQTLNVEESVRQVLDLLRSRGAI, from the coding sequence ATGAGTCACCAATCTGATTTGATCAGCGAGGACATCCTCGCCTACCTGGGCCAGCACGAACGCAAGGAAATGCTGCGTTTTCTTACCTGTGGCAACGTCGATGACGGCAAGAGCACGCTGATCGGGCGTTTGCTGCACGACTCCAAGATGATCTACGAGGATCACCTGGAAGCCATCACCCGTGACTCGAAGAAGTCCGGTACCACGGGTGATGACGTCGATCTGGCGTTGCTGGTGGATGGCCTGCAGGCCGAGCGGGAGCAGGGCATCACTATCGATGTCGCTTATCGCTATTTCTCCACGGCCAAGCGCAAATTCATCATCGCCGACACCCCGGGCCACGAGCAGTACACCCGCAACATGGCCACCGGTGCGTCGACCTGTGACCTGGCGATCATTCTGGTGGACGCCCGCTACGGCGTGCAGACCCAGACCCGTCGTCACAGCTATATCGCCTCGCTGCTGGGCATCAAGCATATCGTCGTCGCCATCAACAAGATGGACCTCAACGGCTTCGATGAAAGCGTTTTCGAGTCGATCAAGGCCGATTACCTGAAGTTTGCCGACGGCATCGCGTTCAAGCCGACCACCATGGCTTTTGTACCTATGTCGGCGCTCAAGGGCGACAACGTGGTGAACAAGAGCGAGCGTTCGCCCTGGTACACCGGCCAGTCGCTGATGGAAATTCTCGAAACGGTCGAAATCGCCAGCGACCGTAACTATGCGGACCTGCGTTTCCCGGTGCAGTACGTCAACCGTCCGAACCTGAACTTCCGGGGTTTCGCTGGTACGCTGGCCAGCGGCATCGTGCACAAGGGCGACGAGATCGTCGTGCTGCCGTCGGGCAAGAGCAGCCGTGTGAAGTCCATCGTCACCTTTGAAGGCGAGCTGGAGCAGGCGGGGCCGGGTCAGGCGGTGACGCTGACCATGGAAGACGAGATCGACATTTCCCGTGGTGACCTGCTGGTGCATGCCGACAACGTTCCGCAGGTCAGCGATGCGTTCGATGCCATGCTGGTGTGGATGGCCGAAGAACCGATGCTGCCGGGCAAGAAGTACGACATCAAGCGCGCCACCAGCTATGTGCCAGGCTCCATTGCCAGCATCACCCATCGGGTCGATGTGAACACGCTGGAGGAAGGCCCTGCCAGCTCGTTGCAACTGAACGAGATCGGCCGCGTCAAGGTCAGCCTTGATGCGCCCATCGCGCTGGACGGCTACAGCAGCAACCGCACCACGGGTTCGTTCATCGTCATCGATCGTTTGACCAATGGCACCGTTGCGGCGGGCATGATCATCGCCAAGCCGGTTTCAGGTGGCGGCTCGCAGCACCATGGCGAACTGGCTCACGTCTCCACCGAAGAGCGCGCGCAGCGCTTCGGTCAGCAACCGGCCACTGTGTTGTTCAGCGGCCTTTCCGGCGCGGGCAAAAGCACGCTGGCCTATGCGGTCGAGCGCAAGCTGTTCGACATGGGCCGTGCGGTCTATGTCCTGGACGGTCAGAACCTGCGTCATGACCTGAACAAAGGCTTGCCACAGGATCGTGCAGGTCGTACCGAGAACTGGAGCCGTGCCGCGCATGTGGCGCGTCAGTTCAACGAAGCCGGCCTGTTGACCCTGGCCGCATTCGTTGCTCCGGATGCCGAAGGGCGTGAGCGCGCCAAGGCGCTGATCGGCAAGGATCGCCTGCTCACCGTCTATGTACAGGCGTCGCCAACGGTCTGCCGCGAGCGTGATCCGCAGGGCCTGTATGCCGCTGATGGCGACAATATCCCTGGCGAGTCCTTCCCGTATGACGTGCCGCTGAATGCCGATCTGGTGATCGACACGCAGACACTCAACGTGGAAGAAAGCGTCAGGCAGGTGCTGGATCTGCTGCGCAGCCGCGGCGCGATCTGA
- a CDS encoding four helix bundle protein has protein sequence MDFERLLVWQRVKALAVILYRQTASCPDLAFRSQITRSGLSVPSNIAEGMERFTAKDKCRFLYIAKASCGELRTQLMIGSEIGYIPEAVAAALITETRELSKMLCGLINKISE, from the coding sequence ATGGACTTCGAGAGACTCTTGGTATGGCAAAGAGTAAAGGCGCTGGCGGTCATTCTCTACAGGCAAACGGCGTCTTGCCCTGATCTGGCTTTCAGAAGCCAGATCACACGCTCTGGTTTGTCGGTACCAAGCAATATTGCTGAGGGCATGGAGCGATTCACTGCCAAGGACAAATGTCGCTTTTTGTATATTGCGAAAGCCTCGTGCGGCGAGCTGAGAACTCAGCTCATGATCGGCAGTGAAATCGGTTATATCCCTGAGGCAGTTGCAGCAGCATTGATTACTGAAACCCGCGAGCTCTCGAAAATGCTGTGCGGGCTGATCAACAAAATTTCTGAATAG